The genomic window CCGACCGGTCAGCGGCACCATCGCCAGCGCCCGGTCCGCGACGACGAGTTTGGTCGGCACCCGGTCCACGACCCGGACCTGCTCGTCGCGGCCGAGCGACGCCGACACCTCGGTGAGCCCGGTCGGCAGCGCCAGCACCTCGCGCTCGATGACGATGCGGTACGCGACCCCGCGCTGCGAGGCCCGCTCCTCCGCCTCGTTCTCCGTCCCCGACACCACCACCGGCTTGCCGGTGACCAGTGCGCACACCTCGTCCGCGGCGCCCAGCTGAAGCTGGAGGAAGCGGTGGGCCACCGCGTCCGCTCCCGTCACCACCTCGACGAGGTCGTGCACGGCCGGCTCCGCCGCCTCCGCCCGGTACTCCTCCGCGAGCAGCGCCGCCGCCAGCTCCGCCTGCTCCAGCTCGTGGCGCTGCTGGGTGAGCAGCGCCCCGAGCGCGACCGCGGGCGGCGCCGCCACCCAGCGGCCGGTGCGGGCGGACGACTGCGCCGCGAGACCGTGCCGTTCCAGCCGGCGCAGCGCACTCTCGGTGTCCGTCTCCGGCAGCGCGAGCCGGTGCGCCAGATCGGGCACCTCCGCGGCGCCCAGCGCCACCAGCGCCCGGTACGCCGACTCCTGCCGAGCATCGAGACCTATCGCTCCCAGCACCCCTGACCCCTCCCCGGACCTGTGCGTTCGCTGTACGCAGGACATGATCGTGGCGGAAAGCGGCCACGGCGTAAACCCGCCGCCCGCATCATCCCTGCATCGTCCGTCGCTCTGCCAAGGTGGCGCCACCGCAGCACCAACAGCCTCCGGACATGAGCGCTTTGGCTGTCTGTGTCCGGAAATTCACTGGGGAGAGCGATGCGCCCGATATCGCGAACGGTCCTGGGGGCAGCCACCGCCGCCGTCCTGGCCGTGACCGCGGTCGCCCCGTCCGAGGCCGCAGGGCCGCAGGACGGACCGGCCGGAAACCGACCGCTGACCGGCACGCGGGCGGCAACGGCCGCCGGGGGACAGCCCGTCACGGTCACCCTCGTCACCGGCGACCGGGTCCTGGTGCGCGGCGCGGGCACCGAGAGCCCCGCGGCGACGGCGCTGCCGCGCGAGGACGGGACCGTACCGCTGCTCCAGACCCGCCAGTCGGGCAAGGACCTGTACGTCTACCCGGAGGGCGCGACCGGCGCGCTCGCCGCGGGCCGGGTCGACCAGGAGCTGTTCAACGTCACCGGGCTGATCCGGCAGGGCTACGACGACGCGCACAGCAAGACCCTGCCGCTCATCGCCGTCTACGGCACCGACGTAGCCCGCTCCGCCCCGGCCGTCCCGCGCGGCGCCGAGCGCTCCCTGGTGCTGCCCGCCGTCGGCGGCGTCGCCCTGAAGGCCGACAAGAAGCAGACCGCAGGCTTCTGGGCCGATGTCACGAGCCCGCGCTCACGCGCCGCAGCCGGCCTGGACAAGCTCTGGCTCGACCGCAAGGTCCGGGCCACGCTGGACCGTTCCACGAAGCAGGTCCACGCCCCCGAGGCATGGGCCGCCGGATACGACGGCAAGGGCACCAAGGTCGCCGTCCTCGACACCGGCGCCGACGCCGAACACCCGGATCTCAAGGGCCGGATCACCGCCCAGCAGAACTTCACGGACGCCGCGGACGCCGGCGACCGCCAGGGCCACGGCACCCACACCATCTCCACCGTCGGCGGCTCCGGCGCCGCGAGCGACGGGAAGATGAAGGGCGTCGCCCCGGGAGCGGACCTCCTCAACGGCAAGGTCCTCAACGACTACGGCGAGGGCGCCACCTCCTGGATCATCGCCGGCATGCAGTGGGCCGTGGACCAGCGGGCCGACGTCGTCTCCATGAGCCTCGGCAGCCAGGAGCCCACGGACTGCTCCGACCCCATGGGCGTCGCCGCCGAGGAACTCGCCCGGACGTCCGGCACGTTGTTCGTGGTCGCCGCGGGCAACTCCGGCCCCGCGCTCAACACGGTCTCCTCGCCGGCCTGCGCGCCCGGCGTCCTCACCGTCGGCGCCGTCGACCGCGACGACTCCACCGCGAACTTCTCCAGCCGCGGCCCCGCGATCGTCTCGCACACCCTCAAGCCCGAGATCGCCGCGCCCGGCGTCGCCATCTCCGCCGCCGCCGCGGGCGGCCGCGGCGTGTACGCGTACCAGTCCATGTCCGGTACGTCGATGGCCACCCCCCATGTCGCGGGCGCCGCGGCCATCCTGAAGCAGCGCCACCCCGACTGGACCGCTCAGCAACTCAAGGCCGCGCTCGTCTCGTCCGCGAAGGCCACGGTCCCCGGCGACGTACGCGAGACCGGTGCCGGCCGGCTCGACGTCGAGGCCGCCGTCGGCGCCACCGTCACCGGTGCACCCGCCGTCCAGGGCGGCGCCTTCAACTGGCCGCAGCACAGCAGCGACCGCACCACCGTCACACTGCCCTACACCAACCACGGCACCACGCCGGTCGGACTCGACCTCGATGTCACCGATGTGACCGGCAACGACGGCTCGCGCGTGCGCTCCACCCCCGCCCGGCTCGGCACCCGCTCCGTCACCGTGCAGGCGGGCGCCACCGCCGAGGTCCCGCTGATCCTCGACCCGTCCGCACGCCTCGACCGCGCCCAGTACGGCGACCTCACCGGACGGGTCATCGCCACCGCGCGCGGCGGCGTCCATGTCTCCACCCCCTTCGCGCTCCACGTCGAACCGGAGACCGTCACCCTGCGCGTCAAGCTCGTCGACCGCGCCGGAAACCCGGCCTCGGGCGCGTCCTCGCTCGACGTCATCGGCACCGACACCGCCACCGGCGAACGCCGCTTCAACGAAGGCGCCGCCGACCAGATCTACCGGCTGCGCCCCGGCTCCTACTTCCTCTCCTCCTTCGTCACCGGCCCCGTCGACGGCCAGGAGAGCATCTCCTACTTCGGCCGCCCGCAGCTGGAGCTGGTCAAGGACACCACGGTCGTCCTCGACGCCCGCAAGGCCCACCGCCTGAAGGTGACCACCGACAGACCCGGGGAGAACCGCGCCGGCACCCTCGCCTTCGCCCGCTCCTGGGACGGCTGGCTCCACGCCGGAACGATCACCGGATCCCGCCAGATCCAGCAGTTCCACGCCTCCGTCGACGGCAGCGCACACGAGGGCGACTTCGAGTTCGGCAGCTACTGGCGCCGCTACGCCCCGCAGATCAGCGAACTCGCCGTCACCGGCGGCCCCGTGCTGCACCCGCTGACCTCCGGCTTCGGCGCCGCCAACCTCGACGGCACGGGTGCGGCCCGGCTCGTCGACGCCGGCACGGGCACGGCGGCGGAGCTCGCCGCGGCCGGGGCCAAGGGCCGGATCGTCCTCGTCCGCGTTCCCGACGACAGCACCTCCGTCGGCGCCCAGGCCCAGGCCGCCAAGGCCGCGGGCGCCGCCGCCCTGATCGCCCACCGGGCCGCGCCCGGCGCCTGGTACCCGACCGCCGGGTTCCTCGGCGCTCAGCTGCCCGCGCTCTCCGTGCCCTCCGACGAGGCCGCCGGTCTGCTCACACGGCTCGCGGCCGGACCGGTCACGCTGCGCTGGAAGGCCACCGCGAAGAGCCCGTACGTCTACAACCTCGCCTTCCCCGAGAACGGCCCGATCACCTCGGACCGCACCTACCGGGTCCGCGACAGCAGGCTCGGCGCGACCGAGGCGACGTACCGCGCGATGGGCACCCCCGCCGACTACCTGGACACCGTCTCCGCGGTGCGCCCGGACACCGGGCAGACCATCTACCTCGGCGGGCTCGTCGACGTGGTCGCGGCGCCGGGCACGCGCACCGAGTACCACTCGGCAGGGACCACGTCCTACGCGCAGACGGTCTCCAGCAGCTTCCCCTGGGGCGAGTTCATGCTCGGCCGCCCGCACGCCTACAGGAGCGGAGAGCGGCGCGCCGAGTCCTGGTACGGCGGCGTCGTCGCCCCGACCGCCCCGCGCGACGCGGCGGGCAAGCCGGTGCTCGCCGCCGAGCGACAGGGCGACCTGATCGGCGTCGCCACCGCCTTCTGGGGCGACAGCGAGCACGACGGTGCGGCCGGGTCCTTCGGCGACATCGGCAATCTGACGCTGACGCGCAACGGCGAGGAAGTCGGCAGCACCGGCTACCCGTTCGGGGTCTTCCAGGTCCCGGCCGGCGACGCCTCGTACCGACTCACCATGAACACCCTGAAGATCGGGCAGCCCGCCGCGGTCTGGAAGCGCTCGACGGAGCTGTCCACCGTGTGGACGTTCCGCTCCGCGCGCGACGACAGCGCGTACTCTCAGGGCATCCCGCTCCTCTTCCCAATCATCGGCCTTCCCGAGGACGGGCTGAAGACCGTCCCGGCGGCCGACGGCCAGAAGCTCACGCTCGCCGTATCGGGGCACGCGGGATACACGCCCGGTGCGCTGGTCTCGGCGAAGCTGTCGTACTCGTACGACGGCGGAGCGAGCTGGACCGAGGCGAAGACCGCGCGGCAGCGCGGCGACGGCAGATGGACCGCGACCGTGGACCACGCCGGCCGGAGCGGTGAACCGGTCACCGTCAGGGCCGAGTTGACCGACGCGAACGGCAACTCCGTCACTCAAACCGTGGTGCGCGCGTACGACGTGCGCTGACCACCCGAACGTCCGCCGGGCGTCCTTCCCGTGGGGGGTGGGGCCGCCCGGCGGACTCCGTAGGGCGTCCGTCGGTGCGTGCGTGCATGCACTCCTTCGCGGACAAAATCTCCCGTTGGGCCGTTTTCCGCTGCGCTTTGCGGTGGACAATAGGGGCATGAGTCAGCAGGGGGAGAAGCCCGCCAACGCCGACGACGACTGGTGGAGCCGGCTGTACGACGAGTCCGCCCCGGACACCGGCCCCGCGGCGCGGGCGGGCGACACGCTGGACGACCGCTTCCACTCCGCGGTGGACACGACGACCGCGGACGGCCCGACGACTTCGAACGGCCCGATGACTTCGGACGGCCCGATGACTTCGGACGGCTCGACGACTGCGGCCAGGGCGACCGCGGACGGCCCGTCCGCGGACGGGCCGACGCCTCCCGCTGCCGGGAAGGGCACCGTTGCCGGCAGCGGTACGGTGCCCCCGGCCCCGCCTGTCGGTCCCCGCCCCCGCGCATGGTGGGAGGAGGCCCCGTCGTCCCCGTCCGGCGCACCGTGGGCACCACCCGCCACCCCACCGGCGCCTCCACCTCCACCTCCACCTCCACCGCCGGCCTCCGCGCCGCAGCCCGGCGCGGATCGTGCCGCCGATCCGGACACGTGTGTGCCCGCGCCGCGCCGGCACCCGGCACCGCCCCCGCGGCCCCGTAGCGGCCATGTGGGCGACCGGCCGCCCACCTACGCCGCCGAGCCCACCGCCCTGCCGGCCGCGGTGCCGCAGGAACTCGGCGAGTTGGTCCCGGACACCGTGCTCGACGGGGCGCGATACGGGGCGTACACCCTGCGGGCCGCGTCCGTGCGCGGGGACTCGGCCCGGTACCGGGGCGAGACCCGGAGGGACGCCCTGCTGGTCGCCCGGTTCGGGGTCGGCGAGGGGGCACTCGTGCTGGTCGCCGTGGCGACCGGGGCGCGGGCCACCGAGGGAGCCCATCGGGCGGCTGCCG from Streptomyces sp. FIT100 includes these protein-coding regions:
- a CDS encoding protein phosphatase 2C domain-containing protein; this encodes MSQQGEKPANADDDWWSRLYDESAPDTGPAARAGDTLDDRFHSAVDTTTADGPTTSNGPMTSDGPMTSDGSTTAARATADGPSADGPTPPAAGKGTVAGSGTVPPAPPVGPRPRAWWEEAPSSPSGAPWAPPATPPAPPPPPPPPPPASAPQPGADRAADPDTCVPAPRRHPAPPPRPRSGHVGDRPPTYAAEPTALPAAVPQELGELVPDTVLDGARYGAYTLRAASVRGDSARYRGETRRDALLVARFGVGEGALVLVAVATGARATEGAHRAAADATRWIGGAVGRSHARLGEDIRAGRRGDLKSGLHRLTDRSFGKLRAHAAELGLPPEEYTASLRCLLLSADPDCRTRVFFGIGGGGLFRLRDGAWQDIEPLVPDPEATVGDPVVGYGSPPPETPDGDRLTMDLGLTTAPSPSPSPVLPPAEPFRFRASVARPGDTLLLCSTGLADPLRGEPALAQELGRRWESEPPGLAAYLADTQLRVKGYADDRTACAVWEA
- a CDS encoding helix-turn-helix domain-containing protein, giving the protein MLGAIGLDARQESAYRALVALGAAEVPDLAHRLALPETDTESALRRLERHGLAAQSSARTGRWVAAPPAVALGALLTQQRHELEQAELAAALLAEEYRAEAAEPAVHDLVEVVTGADAVAHRFLQLQLGAADEVCALVTGKPVVVSGTENEAEERASQRGVAYRIVIEREVLALPTGLTEVSASLGRDEQVRVVDRVPTKLVVADRALAMVPLTGRGSEPAALVVHASGLLESLMGLFESVWRDALPLRLGAGAQLTEESTTGPDATDLEVLSLLLAGMTDASVAKQLDLGLRTVQRRVKGLMELAGVTTRLQLGWHAYEKGWVAREPGSGA
- a CDS encoding S8 family serine peptidase, translated to MRPISRTVLGAATAAVLAVTAVAPSEAAGPQDGPAGNRPLTGTRAATAAGGQPVTVTLVTGDRVLVRGAGTESPAATALPREDGTVPLLQTRQSGKDLYVYPEGATGALAAGRVDQELFNVTGLIRQGYDDAHSKTLPLIAVYGTDVARSAPAVPRGAERSLVLPAVGGVALKADKKQTAGFWADVTSPRSRAAAGLDKLWLDRKVRATLDRSTKQVHAPEAWAAGYDGKGTKVAVLDTGADAEHPDLKGRITAQQNFTDAADAGDRQGHGTHTISTVGGSGAASDGKMKGVAPGADLLNGKVLNDYGEGATSWIIAGMQWAVDQRADVVSMSLGSQEPTDCSDPMGVAAEELARTSGTLFVVAAGNSGPALNTVSSPACAPGVLTVGAVDRDDSTANFSSRGPAIVSHTLKPEIAAPGVAISAAAAGGRGVYAYQSMSGTSMATPHVAGAAAILKQRHPDWTAQQLKAALVSSAKATVPGDVRETGAGRLDVEAAVGATVTGAPAVQGGAFNWPQHSSDRTTVTLPYTNHGTTPVGLDLDVTDVTGNDGSRVRSTPARLGTRSVTVQAGATAEVPLILDPSARLDRAQYGDLTGRVIATARGGVHVSTPFALHVEPETVTLRVKLVDRAGNPASGASSLDVIGTDTATGERRFNEGAADQIYRLRPGSYFLSSFVTGPVDGQESISYFGRPQLELVKDTTVVLDARKAHRLKVTTDRPGENRAGTLAFARSWDGWLHAGTITGSRQIQQFHASVDGSAHEGDFEFGSYWRRYAPQISELAVTGGPVLHPLTSGFGAANLDGTGAARLVDAGTGTAAELAAAGAKGRIVLVRVPDDSTSVGAQAQAAKAAGAAALIAHRAAPGAWYPTAGFLGAQLPALSVPSDEAAGLLTRLAAGPVTLRWKATAKSPYVYNLAFPENGPITSDRTYRVRDSRLGATEATYRAMGTPADYLDTVSAVRPDTGQTIYLGGLVDVVAAPGTRTEYHSAGTTSYAQTVSSSFPWGEFMLGRPHAYRSGERRAESWYGGVVAPTAPRDAAGKPVLAAERQGDLIGVATAFWGDSEHDGAAGSFGDIGNLTLTRNGEEVGSTGYPFGVFQVPAGDASYRLTMNTLKIGQPAAVWKRSTELSTVWTFRSARDDSAYSQGIPLLFPIIGLPEDGLKTVPAADGQKLTLAVSGHAGYTPGALVSAKLSYSYDGGASWTEAKTARQRGDGRWTATVDHAGRSGEPVTVRAELTDANGNSVTQTVVRAYDVR